The sequence AAAATCCCATATAAATTTAAGATAAGTGCAGATTTGACTGAATTGAATTATCAAACTCGTTACCAATTCACAACGCAGCAGCGTGCTCAGTGTTCACTTTTTCCCTTGGTGCCCTTGCCTCACCCACTAAATGTCATCGCCAGCCACCACTACAACTATGCCCCAACAGTAAGAAACACCCGTCTTTCTGCTGCCACTCTATCACAATTGCAGGCTTTCCTGACATATTATAGAAGTGTTTCCAACCACACAGCTGAGCTGTCTTCCCCCGCAAGCCGTTCTGAAATGCCTCACTTGGAAGACCTCCAGCTCCGGGATAGGTCTCTCTCCCCAGGAAAGTCGCGCAAACGCCAATTGCCCCAGGAATCTGCTGCCAGCGCTCCCATCCGTCCATGGCCTGGAACCCACAGGGTCTTTCCTGGGGCCAGGAAGCACACAGCTTATGACTTTGACTCACCTGTTGCCGCAATATCAGTGTTGGGGAGATCACATGAGATGCCTGTTAACAAATTGCCCCTGCAGCCTGAGATCCGTCAGATCACAGAAGAGCAGTTGAGAAATGAAGTTCGCACCATCTATACTGGCATTGTCCTTGTGGAAAGAAAATGTGTTGAGATTGACCGCCAACAAGCCAACAATCCTTCGACCCTGACAAATAAGCAATTGCAGGCTCTCATGGCCTTGCATAGGACCCTCCTATATGAGCACCATGATTTCTTTTTGGCATCCCAGCATCCGTCAGCAAGCCCTGCCCTCCAGAGAGTAGCCAGTCGCTATGCTATGCCTGCAAGAATGTGGAAACATGCGATTCATTCATTCCTGGAACTTTTGAGCCACAGGCTCCCTGAGGTGCTGGACCACATGCTTGCCTTCATATATACCGCCTATTCCATGATGGCCCTGCTCCTCGAGAGCGTTCCGAGCTTTGAGGATATATGGATTGAATGTTTGGGGGATTTGGCCCGGGTTAAAATGGCTGTGGAAGAGTCAGATCGTGACAGGGAGGTCTGGGCGGGGGTGGCAAGGTATTGGTTCAACAAGCTAGCTGACAAGTCTCCCATGGTTGGGAGAATTCAGCATCATCTTGCTGTTCTTGCCAGACccaacattcttcttcagctgtTCTTCTACTCCAAATCCCTCATTTGTGTCCACCCATTCCCAAAAACCAAGGGTTCtatccttcttcttttcgGCCCCTGTCTGGAACAAAAGGCACCACTTCACCACCCTCCTCTGATGTTGTCATTTGTGAGAGCTCACGGAGTTCTTTTCAGCAAGCAGTCAATACTTTCATTTCTTGAGTATGGGTATGAGTTCATATCCTTCCTGGAAACACAGATTGGCCGTGTGGGGTCAAAATGGAGGGAACAGGGAATCTACTTTGCTTCTGCAAATTTtgtctctctttttgagTATGATCTTGGCTCTTTTATTGGCAAAGCATTTGTTGAGACCACCCACTCCCCTGTCAACATCTCTGAAGTTAAAGATTCCTACTACACCCAGCATAGCACTCCCGCTGCTAAACTATCCTTGCACCCCGTGTCTCATTCTGGTCGTTTCCAAACCTCTGTTGAAGTCATTTCTTATGCCTCTTGTTTTGCATTCCACACTCTTGCATTGGTGCTAAAACATACTGGTGATAAAAATGTTCTCCCTCATGTACATGTCTCTTTGGCATTTCTGTGGTCTTTGGCATTGGTCCCTGAGGCTATGTCATATGCTCAGTCTGAAATACCATGGCAGGCATTGGCGACATTCCTAAATACCCTAAGCACACAGGGCTTGAATGAATCTCGTTTGAAGAGTCAAAGTTTCCCCATGCCAGAAAGTGGAATGAAGCGCCATCTTCCAGAAGATTTCTCCATGCGTGGATTGATTTGGAGCCAACTATATTATCCTCCCGGATTTTTCAAT is a genomic window of Coccidioides posadasii str. Silveira chromosome 3, complete sequence containing:
- a CDS encoding uncharacterized protein (EggNog:ENOG410PHB6~COG:S), which produces MPQQSVSNHTAELSSPASRSEMPHLEDLQLRDRSLSPGKSRKRQLPQESAASAPIRPWPGTHRVFPGARKHTAYDFDSPVAAISVLGRSHEMPVNKLPLQPEIRQITEEQLRNEVRTIYTGIVLVERKCVEIDRQQANNPSTLTNKQLQALMALHRTLLYEHHDFFLASQHPSASPALQRVASRYAMPARMWKHAIHSFLELLSHRLPEVLDHMLAFIYTAYSMMALLLESVPSFEDIWIECLGDLARVKMAVEESDRDREVWAGVARYWFNKLADKSPMVGRIQHHLAVLARPNILLQLFFYSKSLICVHPFPKTKGSILLLFGPCLEQKAPLHHPPLMLSFVRAHGVLFSKQSILSFLEYGYEFISFLETQIGRVGSKWREQGIYFASANFVSLFEYDLGSFIGKAFVETTHSPVNISEVKDSYYTQHSTPAAKLSLHPVSHSGRFQTSVEVISYASCFAFHTLALVLKHTGDKNVLPHVHVSLAFLWSLALVPEAMSYAQSEIPWQALATFLNTLSTQGLNESRLKSQSFPMPESGMKRHLPEDFSMRGLIWSQLYYPPGFFNFSTLEDDEERSLEPPSVTAPRTERCLWIGHRLASLDVWISFNEQKKKFIVKDFALELEVYTQGSALFDEAGRFFSERERVETKCDDDTHMTEKKGF